In one Alnus glutinosa chromosome 14, dhAlnGlut1.1, whole genome shotgun sequence genomic region, the following are encoded:
- the LOC133856714 gene encoding uncharacterized protein LOC133856714 — MNVGNDEALDPPLDEKQIECELDVDDNENNDGSNNIIFGNQIVEEPKAKINAKLYYDGRFTLSTVVLEHTHAVSPSKARYFTCHKKLDARVKRRLEVMDKAGVRPSKNYKAFAIEAGGYKNLSFGEKDCRNYINKVRNELLGEGDAEAFLKYLMRMQEKNDRFFYVIDLDEESRLKNVFWADARSRAAYESFGDVITFDTTYLTNKYKMPFAPFVGVNHHGQSILCGCGLLSNENTDTFVWLFNDDECDVKCTCRLFEFRGIMCRHALIVLTLIKSVEELPSKYILDRWRKDLKRKYTFVKSSYDDLSGNPKAQNEAIDGSFKKCNKLWSPLVAKSKGRLPSTRKQSVVERVVRKFELHSTIGLCHYGQLQRFGYGDYCFCTTFHSFPDLVIVGERGEDGMKFGSSVDTHLLQTLMEQRQRDRKKRVSVGRGALMTKWRETYRR, encoded by the exons ATGAATGTGGGCAATGATGAAGCTCTTGACCCTCCTCTTG ATGAAAAGCAAATTGAATGCGAGTTAGACGTGGATGATAATGAGAATAATGATGGgtcaaataatattatttttggaaatcaaATTGTTGAAGAACCGAAG GCGAAGATCAATGCAAAATTATATTATGATGGAAGGTTTACATTGTCTACTGTCGTGCTTGAACACACTCATGCAGTAAGTCCAAGTAAGGCAAGATATTTTACATGCCATAAGAAGTTAGATGCTCGTgtgaaaagaaggcttgaagtAATGGATAAAGCTGGAGTTCGTCCAAGTAAAAACTACAAAGCTTTTGCTATTGAAGCAGGTGGGTATAAGAATCTttcatttggagagaaagattgtaGAAATTACATTAACAAAGTAAGGAATGAGTTGCTTGGAGAAGGAGATGCTGAAGcatttcttaaatatttaatgcGAATGCAAGAAAAAAATGACCGCTTCTTTTATGTCATAGACCTGGATGAAGAAAGTcgtttgaaaaatgtgttttgggcaGACGCACGAAGTAGGGCAGCATATGAATCTTTTGGAGATGTCATAACATTTGACACAACATACTTGACTAATAAATACAAGATGCCATTTGCGCCTTTTGTTggagtgaatcatcatggtcaatcCATACTTTGTGGGTGTGGATTACTATCAAATGAAAATACTGATACTTTTGTGTGGTTG TTTAATGACGATGAATGCGATGTGAAATGCACTTGTAGATTGTTTGAATTTAGAGGAATCATGTGCAGACATGCCCTTATTGTTCTCACCTTGATAAAAAGTGTTGAAGAGTTGCCATCCAAATATATTCTTGATCGATGGAGGAAGGACTTGAAACGAAAGTATACATTCGTTAAAAGTAGTTATGACGATTTGAGTGGCAACCCTAAAGCACAAAA TGAAGCAATTGATGGGAGCTTTAAGAAATGTAATAAGTTGTGGAGTCCTTTAGTTGCAAAAAGTAAAGGGAGGCTACCATCAACACGGAAGCAGTCTGTTGTAGAAAGGGTTGTTAGAAA ATTCGAGCTTCATTCCACCATTGGTTTATGCCATTATGGGCAGCTCCAGAGATTTGGCTATGGGGACTATTGCTTTTGCACCACTTTTCACAG TTTCCCAGATCTAGTCATCGTCGGAGAACGTGGAGAAGATGGAATGAAATTCGGGAGTTCGGTGGACACCCACTTGTTACAAACACTGATGGAACAGCGGCAAAGAGACAGGAAAAAGAGAGTTTCGGTGGGCAGAGGAGCTCTGATGACAAAATGGAGAGAAACTTACAGAaggtga